TCTCGAAAGCAGTCAGCGATTGAGCGATGTGCAGATCGAAAACATCAGCAACAATAAATCAACAACAAGTGCTTCTGACGGAAGTTTTACGATAGACGGAAAAAAGAATGACTACCTCGTATTAAGAGCGAAAGGCTATGATCGAGATACCGCTTTCATCTACCAGGACGGAGTTTCTAGAATTTATTTAGTGCGCGATAAGAGTATTATCCGGATTGATGAAGTGACAGTTACCCGTATGACGGATAGTCGCCTGAACACCGAGATTGAAAAGGCAAAAAACAACAGCAAGGCAGTTGAAACAAGCCAAAACCGTGGGGGATTACGTGTCTCACCATCGCGCTTATTCGGGAAAGAAGCACGGATCGCAAGAAATAGCATCAAGATCCTTCAACTTGAACAAGAACAGCGTTTAGTGGACCGTACATTTACGGACGAGCTAATCTTATCTCTGATTTCGATGCCAAATGATCAATTGGCTCTGTTCAAAGATAAATACCGACCTAGCTATGCATTTATCAAACAGGCAAGAAAAGAAGATTTGACCGCTTACATATTAGATTCATTCGCGAAGTTCAAAAAGCAGTAAGTCAGTATACGGTCAAACTACAACATATATCAATTGTTGTATAAATGCCTTGGCCGATCATGTCCGCCAAGGCATTTTTATCTAAAAGCAAATACATATGAAAGTAGCATTAATTGGAGCCACCGGCTATGTGGGTTCTCATATTTTAGAGGAGTTAGTTTCAAGGAACATCGAAGTAACTGCAATTGCTAGAGATGTTGAAGAATTAAAAAACAAAGATCATGTATTAGCCGTTCAAGTCGACATCAATGAAGAAGGCCGTTTGGCAAGCGCGTTGAAAGGCAACGATGCTGTGATATCAGCATATAACGCCGGCTGGGGCAATCCGAACATTTATGATGTTTTCCTAGTTGGAGGACGAAACATATTAGAAGCTGTGAAAGATGCGGGTATCAAAAGGCTTATTATTGTCGGTGGCGCGGGAAGCCTTAAAGTAGAAAACGACGAGCGATTAGTCGATACGGCTGGCTTTCCGGGCGAAATTAAACCTGGTGCATTAGCCGCAGCTGATTATCTGGAAGTCGTAAAACGGGAAGACGAATTAGATTGGACTTTCTTTAGCCCTTCCATCGAAATGAATCCCGGAAATCCAGGAACGCGCACAGGCGCATATAGAACAGCAATCGGACATCCCGTATTCGACCATGAAGGCAGAAGCATTATATCTGTCGAAGATGTTGCTGTTGCCATCGTAGATGAGCTAGAAAACAATCAATTTATCAAAAAGCATTTCTCGGCTGGCTATTAATTTAGCTAGCCAGCAACTTGCTAATCTTTAAGTAGCCTACCTCTAGCCTGTCCTCTACCGTATCTTCTGCAATCTCATACTGCAGCTGATATTTTTGTTTAAATTCCGCTTGTAACAGATCCTCTATCTGATAGATATCGTCTACATCGATACCATATTTATCATCAATATGTGAAGATTCATAATGCTTATAAAACGTGGACTCCTTCGCAATTTTACTAGCTTCAGCCAAATCATTCGCAACGACTAAGGTTTTGTAATGATATTCTTCCATATCGTTGGGCTTATAGCCTCCCAGATTTACAAAGAACAGCTTCAAGACGTTTGTCGCTTTTGTTTCTGACTTGTCAACGATGCGAACCTCATAATTTCCAACTCTCGTTACCTTACGCCAGGAGTCGATGTGCATTTTCCCCTCCAGCGCCGGCCAAAAACTATTCATGTAAGGAACCAGATCTTTTAGTTCATTAGCAATACCAAAGAACACATCGTGTTGCTCCGTAAATCGACCTTCCGGCTTACCGCCGAGTACCAACATAAATAAATTCATACGTAGAGTATTTTAATATTATCCGCACTTTATTTTATTAAAAATATAAGTTTTAAATGAAAATTGACTCAAATCATTTGAGTTATTTTAGGAACAGTCTCGTCAATATCATATCAGAAGAATACCTTAAATAGAGCCGGGGTACCCTATCAGATATGGGCTCATTTACCTCAAAACGCCAAATCCTTAACTAAAATAATTTTTCGAGCAGACTTGCTTTGCCCATTCCCCTTTCAAAGCCCTTTC
The DNA window shown above is from Sphingobacterium hotanense and carries:
- a CDS encoding NAD(P)-dependent oxidoreductase; its protein translation is MKVALIGATGYVGSHILEELVSRNIEVTAIARDVEELKNKDHVLAVQVDINEEGRLASALKGNDAVISAYNAGWGNPNIYDVFLVGGRNILEAVKDAGIKRLIIVGGAGSLKVENDERLVDTAGFPGEIKPGALAAADYLEVVKREDELDWTFFSPSIEMNPGNPGTRTGAYRTAIGHPVFDHEGRSIISVEDVAVAIVDELENNQFIKKHFSAGY
- a CDS encoding DUF1543 domain-containing protein, with amino-acid sequence MNLFMLVLGGKPEGRFTEQHDVFFGIANELKDLVPYMNSFWPALEGKMHIDSWRKVTRVGNYEVRIVDKSETKATNVLKLFFVNLGGYKPNDMEEYHYKTLVVANDLAEASKIAKESTFYKHYESSHIDDKYGIDVDDIYQIEDLLQAEFKQKYQLQYEIAEDTVEDRLEVGYLKISKLLAS